A region of Moorena producens PAL-8-15-08-1 DNA encodes the following proteins:
- a CDS encoding phthiocerol/phthiodiolone dimycocerosyl transferase family protein produces the protein MSPISPGETLDRKLVPVEQGMEILNRLAKSSYVVTMSRVKGPLSEEILRQALDLIQYRYPCLNSRIVGSLDNLCFETEGVSKIPLRVVDNLYNEHWQEVVLEELNQEIESDKGLMRAVLVRAESENSANYLITSIHHAISDGLSCVRLHSAILTYCDKIHCGEPITSVLPLPILPPIDRLIPISTRGLQGIWHRSLLLLRIIFNQVWYRPKTLGFEKCVPINLRRCGMVQKSLDKGLTQELINRCKKEKTTVHGALCGAMLLTAAKSITANKKKRLCVSCLSYVDLRRRLEPVVSDEVMGMLISGVTSYHTLQSNLSFWDLARSVKKQLESRLKKANLFRFVMIIKAGIKWFIRHPNKGSATVSVTNIGKVNIPKHYGSFELEEISFVAAEGAGGGTLSVAVSTFEEKMILNFIFSEPSISKNSMEKMANNVLSCLIDGCLTKVA, from the coding sequence ATGTCGCCAATCTCGCCAGGAGAAACCCTAGACAGAAAACTAGTTCCTGTCGAGCAAGGGATGGAAATCTTAAATCGCCTTGCTAAATCCAGTTATGTAGTAACAATGAGTCGCGTCAAAGGACCTCTGAGTGAAGAAATCCTTAGACAGGCTCTTGACCTGATTCAATACCGTTACCCTTGTCTTAACTCTCGTATCGTTGGCTCATTAGATAATCTTTGCTTTGAAACTGAAGGGGTGTCCAAGATTCCTTTGCGTGTGGTTGACAATCTCTACAACGAACACTGGCAAGAGGTTGTTCTTGAAGAGCTGAATCAGGAAATTGAGAGTGATAAAGGTTTGATGCGGGCAGTGCTAGTTCGTGCTGAGAGTGAAAACAGTGCGAACTATCTGATTACATCAATCCACCACGCTATATCAGACGGCTTATCTTGTGTCCGACTGCACTCAGCAATTTTGACCTACTGCGATAAAATTCACTGTGGGGAACCAATAACTTCAGTGCTTCCCTTACCCATACTCCCACCCATAGATAGGTTAATTCCGATATCAACTAGGGGATTGCAAGGGATTTGGCATAGATCATTGCTATTATTACGAATAATTTTTAATCAGGTTTGGTATCGACCAAAAACTCTCGGGTTTGAGAAGTGCGTACCCATTAATTTACGCCGTTGTGGTATGGTGCAAAAATCCTTAGACAAAGGGTTAACCCAAGAGTTGATCAATCGTTGCAAAAAGGAAAAGACAACAGTACATGGTGCCCTGTGTGGAGCGATGCTGTTGACTGCCGCAAAAAGCATCACAGCAAATAAGAAAAAAAGGTTGTGTGTAAGTTGCCTATCCTATGTTGACTTGCGCAGACGCTTGGAACCAGTGGTCAGTGATGAGGTCATGGGGATGCTAATTTCAGGTGTTACCTCATATCACACCTTACAAAGCAATCTATCATTCTGGGATTTAGCTCGGAGTGTTAAAAAACAGCTCGAATCTCGTTTAAAAAAAGCCAATTTATTTAGATTTGTTATGATAATTAAAGCCGGAATTAAGTGGTTTATAAGGCACCCTAATAAAGGGTCGGCAACCGTATCTGTTACCAATATTGGTAAAGTCAATATTCCTAAACATTATGGTTCCTTTGAACTAGAAGAAATCAGCTTTGTTGCAGCCGAAGGAGCAGGTGGGGGTACGTTATCGGTTGCTGTCTCAACCTTTGAGGAAAAAATGATATTAAATTTTATATTTTCTGAGCCATCAATTAGTAAAAACTCAATGGAAAAAATGGCAAATAATGTCCTGTCGTGTCTTATTGATGGTTGCTTGACCAAGGTAGCTTGA
- a CDS encoding SDR family NAD(P)-dependent oxidoreductase: MIQTAQISQSSVFLVSGGAKGITAECVIRMAQHQPSKFILLGRSSIMKDEPDWAKDCFDESELKKRIMENIRAQGQKPTPMEVQRVFKTIASSREIHKTLLAIEQAGGQADYIDVDVTDALALQQKLATVVERMGPITGIIHGAGVLADKLIEKKSEQDFETVYGTKVKGLENLLSCVSPGQLDYLVLFSSVAGFYGNIGQSDYAIANEILNKSAHLVKQNHPSCHVVAINWGPWDSGMVTSELKKAFAKRNIEIIPIPVGTNMLVKELDSANQETAQVVIGTPLEPVLGELNPELRSYRIRRKLTLDANPFLHDHIIAGYPVLPATCAVAWIINACEQLYPGYKFFSYTNFKVLKGIIFNNNLASEYVLDLKEIAKTNDGSIEFEGKIWSKKEESKIPYHEHYRAQIKLVREIKSAPTYETVNVEEDVQIPEQIKSPLYQAGKCTLFHGPSFWGVKRVLNLTSTKITAACRWSSISDRQQGQFTIQTFNPYIADLQTHANGILIYAFYQEELLPSQSEKFEQFAMIPPGETFYVSTELKSKVNKNVIVDMIAHNREGQIYSRWLGWKGTIFPLW; the protein is encoded by the coding sequence ATGATACAAACAGCTCAAATCAGTCAATCATCAGTGTTTCTTGTCAGTGGCGGAGCAAAAGGCATTACCGCTGAGTGCGTGATTCGGATGGCACAGCACCAACCATCCAAATTTATTCTACTGGGTCGTTCATCAATCATGAAAGATGAACCAGATTGGGCAAAGGATTGTTTTGATGAATCTGAATTGAAAAAACGGATTATGGAAAATATCCGTGCCCAAGGACAGAAGCCTACTCCCATGGAAGTACAACGGGTATTTAAGACAATTGCTTCGAGTCGAGAAATTCACAAAACTCTCTTGGCAATTGAACAGGCAGGCGGTCAGGCAGACTATATTGATGTTGATGTAACCGATGCTCTAGCCTTACAGCAAAAGCTGGCGACTGTGGTTGAGCGCATGGGTCCAATTACCGGTATTATCCACGGAGCAGGGGTTTTAGCGGATAAATTAATTGAAAAGAAATCGGAACAAGATTTTGAGACCGTTTATGGTACCAAAGTAAAGGGTTTGGAAAATCTGCTGAGTTGCGTCAGCCCAGGTCAACTGGATTATTTAGTTCTATTTTCGTCTGTAGCTGGTTTTTACGGAAATATCGGTCAGTCGGATTATGCGATCGCAAATGAAATTCTCAACAAATCAGCTCATCTGGTCAAGCAAAACCATCCCTCCTGCCATGTGGTTGCCATCAATTGGGGACCTTGGGACAGTGGTATGGTGACTTCGGAACTAAAGAAGGCGTTTGCTAAGCGCAACATTGAAATTATTCCGATCCCAGTGGGGACAAACATGCTAGTTAAGGAACTCGATAGTGCCAATCAGGAAACGGCGCAAGTGGTGATTGGCACTCCACTGGAACCAGTGTTAGGGGAGTTAAACCCTGAGTTACGAAGCTATCGTATTCGCCGCAAATTGACACTGGACGCTAATCCCTTTTTACACGATCACATCATTGCCGGTTATCCAGTATTGCCAGCTACTTGTGCCGTAGCATGGATTATTAATGCCTGTGAACAACTGTATCCCGGTTACAAATTCTTCAGTTACACAAATTTCAAGGTCTTGAAAGGGATTATTTTCAATAATAATCTGGCAAGTGAATATGTTCTGGATCTCAAAGAAATTGCTAAGACCAATGACGGTTCAATAGAATTTGAAGGAAAAATATGGAGTAAAAAAGAAGAAAGTAAAATTCCTTATCATGAGCATTATCGGGCTCAGATTAAGCTGGTCAGAGAAATCAAGAGTGCTCCCACTTATGAGACCGTTAACGTTGAGGAAGATGTTCAAATTCCTGAACAGATTAAATCACCATTATATCAAGCTGGAAAATGCACCTTATTTCATGGCCCTTCCTTTTGGGGGGTGAAACGGGTCTTGAATCTGACTTCTACAAAAATTACGGCAGCCTGTCGTTGGTCATCTATTAGTGACCGACAACAAGGGCAGTTTACAATTCAAACTTTCAATCCCTACATCGCTGATCTTCAGACACACGCTAATGGAATTTTAATTTATGCGTTTTATCAAGAGGAATTGTTACCTTCCCAATCGGAAAAATTTGAACAATTTGCCATGATCCCACCGGGAGAAACGTTTTATGTATCTACGGAGCTCAAATCTAAAGTAAATAAAAATGTCATTGTTGATATGATAGCCCATAATCGTGAAGGACAAATTTATTCCCGTTGGCTTGGCTGGAAAGGAACTATTTTTCCTTTATGGTAA
- a CDS encoding 2Fe-2S iron-sulfur cluster-binding protein, whose amino-acid sequence MVSIHVEDDQQTLEVEPNQNLAEICDEHPISLLFGCREASCGTCLIEVVRGIEHLSPITADEQDLLDVLAPDNPHARLACQCVVMGDISISTLKG is encoded by the coding sequence ATGGTGAGTATTCACGTTGAAGACGATCAACAAACCCTTGAGGTCGAACCTAACCAAAATCTAGCTGAGATCTGCGATGAGCATCCCATTTCCCTTCTTTTTGGTTGTCGGGAAGCATCCTGTGGCACCTGTCTAATCGAGGTAGTCAGAGGCATTGAACACCTGTCACCTATCACAGCTGATGAGCAGGATTTGCTGGATGTGTTAGCTCCAGACAATCCTCACGCACGTCTAGCTTGCCAGTGTGTTGTGATGGGCGATATTAGTATCAGTACTCTCAAGGGGTGA
- a CDS encoding DUF6765 family protein — protein sequence MLILCWVLPTNAFNEFYRNGLKGHSTFHYEFTRTLVRAAGFSPELAEQIAVTNQAVDSVNFTGYNGTKVRLTNTGRFSQYSQYWHFPRRGCTDSFGVSYPTDASECNTCNYFTDSSDSCPRGIPELNSMDQWAIYGNSDDLLVTPKYSLNSRRFKTVPASSITALAIFLHSLADSYSHERCMETMQLREHKPFPAECNVLLWHLDLEFGGGDPGVAYTKNAARAVFKAAVHYIAQNEEGGDPLWSFDEANNFIEQFAEIESPDERAQFAIDTYNDLL from the coding sequence GTGCTAATTCTCTGCTGGGTGTTACCTACAAATGCCTTCAACGAGTTCTACCGCAACGGACTCAAAGGACACAGTACCTTTCATTACGAATTTACCCGCACCCTAGTGCGGGCAGCGGGTTTCTCGCCAGAATTGGCAGAACAGATTGCAGTTACCAATCAAGCTGTGGACTCAGTTAATTTTACAGGTTACAACGGCACCAAGGTGCGTCTCACCAATACGGGACGCTTTAGCCAGTATAGTCAATACTGGCACTTTCCCCGACGCGGTTGCACTGATTCATTCGGTGTGTCCTATCCCACTGACGCCAGCGAATGCAACACTTGCAACTACTTCACGGACAGTTCCGACTCCTGTCCAAGGGGAATCCCAGAGTTAAATAGCATGGACCAGTGGGCTATTTACGGCAATTCTGACGATCTACTGGTAACGCCTAAATACTCTTTGAATAGTCGGAGATTCAAAACTGTACCGGCAAGCTCTATCACGGCTTTAGCGATTTTTCTCCATTCCCTTGCTGATTCCTATTCCCATGAACGCTGCATGGAAACTATGCAGCTGCGGGAGCACAAACCATTTCCTGCAGAGTGCAATGTCTTGCTCTGGCATCTGGATTTAGAGTTTGGTGGTGGTGATCCAGGTGTGGCGTATACCAAAAATGCTGCTCGTGCTGTCTTTAAGGCTGCCGTACACTATATAGCCCAGAACGAAGAAGGTGGTGATCCGCTGTGGAGCTTTGATGAGGCGAACAACTTTATTGAGCAGTTTGCTGAAATAGAATCTCCTGATGAGCGTGCCCAATTTGCTATCGACACCTACAATGATCTCTTATAA
- a CDS encoding PfaD family polyunsaturated fatty acid/polyketide biosynthesis protein, which translates to MTALDKPLSKNNNQKDNKIGFFNCFYGQNQGWKGDLDGIAFDDRGIKAKLLDLEKSCYIVRSQGQIGVTQEGYWYPSENGKSSQVELLMAVPPIQIQQLGDPSFLSFHGVKSAYVTGAMAGGIASEEMVIALGKERILSSFGAGGLSPSRLEAAIKRIQQALPQGPYAFNLIHSPSEPAIERHAVDLFLNYGVKTVEASAFLDLTPNIVYYRAAGLGLNTANQIEIKNKVIAKISRREVAAKFLQPAPTQILKQLVEQGLISELQATLAEKVPMADDITVEADSGGHTDNRSLVCLLPSILELRDEIQEKYGYENPIRVGAAGGIGTPQSALAAFMMGAAYVMTGSINQSCLEAGTSQHTKEVLAKADMTDVTMAPAADMFEMGVKLQVLKKGSLFPLRAQKLFELYRSYDSIEAIPIEEREKLEKQIFKRKIEAIWEDTIAYISQRNPDKIKQAANNPKVKMALIFRWYLGLSSRWSKSGEKGREIDYQIWCGPAMGSFNNWVQGSYLAAPNNRSVVDVAHHIMNGAAFLHRIQSLKIQGLQMPDYYSQYRPVPLS; encoded by the coding sequence ATGACTGCTTTAGATAAACCTCTAAGCAAAAATAATAATCAAAAAGATAATAAAATTGGATTTTTTAATTGTTTCTATGGTCAAAATCAAGGTTGGAAAGGGGATTTGGATGGGATAGCATTTGATGATCGAGGAATTAAGGCTAAACTGCTAGATTTAGAAAAGTCCTGTTATATCGTTAGATCCCAAGGACAGATTGGCGTAACCCAAGAAGGCTACTGGTATCCTTCCGAAAATGGCAAGAGCTCTCAAGTAGAACTGCTGATGGCAGTTCCACCAATACAAATTCAACAGTTAGGCGATCCCAGTTTTTTATCCTTTCATGGGGTAAAATCTGCCTATGTTACTGGAGCGATGGCTGGTGGAATTGCATCTGAGGAGATGGTCATTGCTCTCGGCAAAGAGAGAATTTTGAGTTCATTTGGTGCTGGCGGATTAAGTCCTTCCCGCCTGGAAGCAGCTATTAAACGTATTCAACAAGCCTTACCCCAAGGTCCCTACGCCTTTAATTTAATTCATAGTCCCAGTGAACCTGCGATTGAACGCCATGCTGTTGATCTATTTCTCAATTATGGTGTTAAAACTGTAGAAGCGTCTGCATTTCTAGATTTAACTCCCAATATTGTTTATTATCGAGCTGCTGGATTAGGACTCAATACCGCTAATCAAATCGAAATCAAAAATAAAGTTATTGCTAAAATCTCCAGGAGAGAAGTTGCTGCGAAATTTCTCCAGCCTGCTCCAACACAAATCCTTAAACAACTCGTTGAGCAGGGATTAATCAGTGAGCTACAGGCAACTTTGGCAGAAAAAGTTCCCATGGCAGACGATATCACCGTAGAAGCTGATTCAGGTGGTCATACAGATAATCGGTCTTTGGTTTGTCTGTTACCTTCTATCTTGGAATTGAGGGATGAAATTCAGGAAAAATATGGTTATGAAAACCCGATTCGAGTTGGAGCTGCTGGTGGGATTGGTACGCCACAATCAGCCTTAGCTGCTTTTATGATGGGTGCGGCTTATGTTATGACTGGCTCTATTAATCAGTCTTGCCTTGAAGCTGGAACCTCTCAACATACTAAGGAAGTGTTGGCTAAAGCTGATATGACTGATGTCACCATGGCTCCAGCAGCAGATATGTTTGAAATGGGGGTAAAACTTCAAGTCCTCAAAAAAGGTAGCCTCTTCCCCCTACGGGCCCAGAAACTCTTTGAGTTATATAGAAGCTATGACTCGATTGAAGCTATTCCTATCGAGGAAAGAGAAAAACTGGAAAAACAAATTTTCAAGAGAAAAATAGAAGCTATCTGGGAGGATACCATAGCTTATATATCCCAACGAAATCCTGATAAAATAAAACAAGCTGCCAATAATCCTAAGGTAAAAATGGCTCTGATTTTTCGCTGGTACCTAGGATTGTCATCTCGTTGGTCGAAGTCAGGGGAGAAAGGCAGAGAAATCGATTATCAGATTTGGTGCGGACCTGCCATGGGCAGCTTTAATAACTGGGTGCAAGGGTCTTACCTCGCTGCTCCAAACAATCGCAGTGTGGTTGATGTGGCTCACCACATCATGAATGGGGCTGCATTTTTACACCGAATACAAAGTTTAAAAATTCAAGGACTACAAATGCCAGATTACTACAGTCAGTATCGCCCAGTTCCTCTTTCCTAA
- a CDS encoding PfaB family protein, producing the protein MDKIAIIGLSCLFPDAKNPEEFWQNLISEKDSTSELNKDDIGVDPAFFFNPLKNQPDKSYSLRGGYIRDFKFDVTGYNLPSELLEGLDPLFQRCLYVAKQALQHSNYLNNDRVLSKCGVIFGNVSSITQLSNQLFGSIYQDTIEAALRELLQNQNFQLAKLPKSDKLSLYNGMNYGALSALVAQAFSLSDINYTLDSACSSSLYAVKLASHYLLSHKADLMLAGAVSHADPIFARMLFSGIQAYPEHDLSRPLDQSSKGLTPGDGMGMVVLKRYSEAIRDGDQIYATICGNGLSNDGRGKHLLSPNPRGQILAYKRAYAEANISPKSIDYLECHATGTLLGDTTELGSVDTFFGQHQGSMLVGSVKSNLGHLLSASGMASIIKVILSMSKGVIPPTINIATPLSSPNNVIAAEQVVRAATPWPNNRPLKRAAINTFGFGGNNAHLILEQSTQVEQIPDFEPEASKPVPATKIAIVGMDSFFGSCDGLDRFERSIYDGAQHFIPLPKQRWKGIDEEQQLLKDYGFTDGKAPLGAYIQDFDIETLRFKIPPNEADTLNPEQPLMLKVAEGAVKDAGLSEGGNVAVIIAAETQLAAHQLQQRWHLSWQLKDSFVDTNQSLLSEAIDSLESIVKDSIHNQAKTSDYLGYIGAITASRISALWDFNGPSLTLGVGENSTFKALETAQLLLAAGEVDAVVVGAVDLAGGVENVLLRNQLAKVNTGVNTLSYDQNTNGWMVGEGAGAVVLKRLDTAQQDQDRIYAVIDAISLVQARGKSDQVNPFPQPPLAEAVIQACQQAHTQADITPGDIGYLEVFGSGVAQEDEAEIRGLTQAYQTAKPDLNCAIGSVKANIGHTYVASGIASLIKTALCLYHRYIPATPQWTGPKMPEVWQGSPFYVATASRPWFLAPESTKRVAAINGMGLEGSHAHIILSEEQTQHDRNRNYLEQTPFYLFPIAADGQSQLLEQLHNLEETIENCVSLSTAARQTFTRFQKRSQATYTLAILGHNNDELKREIQRAMKGIPKAFDTGKDWQTPMGSYFTAKPLAKRGTVAFVYPGAFNSYIGLGQNSFQLFPKLYEEADKHVANIGSILRERLLYPRSLNSLSRRQLEVLEEQLLDDSHTMLKSGMAFGGILTIIMRDYFQVQAQSTFGYSLGELSMMIGQSVWTNYDQAIDGLSSSEIFRTRLSGPKNAVREYWGLPQGNDDQHKQIWSTYVLITPVSQVVEYLKHENRVYLTHINTPKEVVIAGDPQACRRLIDTLKCDAFRAPADDVLHCDAMASEYHELARLTSLPIGSKPETIFYSAADYKPITLESHAIGHAIAKGLCQPLDFPRLINQVYDNGAKIFVEVGAGSTCSRWIGENLKDKEHVTVSLNKRGSNDHTSIVKALAKLVSHQVSLDLSPLYTQEPENAGQRRSMVKTITLGGSRIKSRILSNTNQEIAETLSSNVLIHKTWEQPQTLPNVEPSEPINLSNFQSTVLNHENSAKCALNHCLTSTEKLNYGQPIKMPLDNNSWSLELAQKNHKFCPEITLSELHKNQYQKLSYNTSRITKNHAAFLRNQQESLKQIGDIIQQKVTFSKQLLDSES; encoded by the coding sequence ATGGATAAAATAGCAATAATTGGATTGTCTTGCCTCTTCCCTGATGCCAAAAATCCAGAAGAATTCTGGCAGAATCTGATTAGCGAAAAAGATTCTACTTCCGAATTAAATAAGGATGACATAGGAGTTGATCCGGCATTTTTTTTTAATCCATTAAAAAATCAACCGGATAAAAGCTACTCTTTAAGGGGAGGATATATCCGAGATTTTAAGTTTGATGTCACTGGATACAACTTGCCTTCAGAACTTCTTGAAGGGTTAGATCCTCTCTTCCAACGGTGCCTCTATGTTGCCAAACAAGCATTGCAACACAGCAATTATTTGAACAATGATAGGGTGCTCTCAAAGTGTGGTGTAATTTTCGGTAATGTTTCAAGCATTACTCAACTCTCGAATCAACTATTTGGATCGATTTATCAGGACACCATCGAAGCTGCACTTAGGGAGCTTTTGCAGAATCAAAACTTCCAGTTGGCAAAATTACCGAAATCTGACAAATTATCTCTTTATAATGGGATGAACTATGGCGCGCTTTCAGCCTTAGTCGCCCAAGCTTTTTCTCTATCCGATATTAACTATACCCTAGACTCTGCCTGTTCTTCATCACTGTATGCTGTGAAATTGGCAAGTCATTACCTACTATCCCACAAAGCTGATTTGATGTTAGCGGGAGCCGTTAGTCATGCTGATCCAATTTTCGCTCGGATGCTATTTTCTGGTATTCAGGCTTACCCTGAACATGATCTCAGCCGACCCTTAGATCAATCTTCCAAAGGTCTAACCCCAGGGGATGGGATGGGTATGGTGGTGCTCAAGCGCTACAGTGAGGCGATTCGAGATGGTGATCAAATTTATGCCACAATCTGTGGTAACGGATTATCTAATGATGGTCGGGGAAAGCACCTGCTGAGTCCGAACCCCCGAGGCCAAATTTTAGCCTATAAACGAGCCTATGCTGAGGCAAACATTAGTCCAAAGAGCATCGATTATTTAGAATGCCATGCTACTGGTACTCTCCTTGGTGATACCACTGAACTTGGCTCTGTAGATACCTTCTTTGGTCAGCATCAAGGATCTATGCTGGTGGGTTCTGTCAAATCTAATCTGGGTCACCTGCTAAGTGCTTCTGGTATGGCTAGCATCATTAAAGTCATTTTGAGTATGTCTAAGGGTGTAATACCCCCGACAATTAATATAGCGACTCCCCTCAGCTCTCCTAATAATGTGATTGCAGCGGAGCAAGTGGTTCGAGCTGCAACTCCCTGGCCAAACAATAGACCGCTGAAACGGGCAGCCATTAATACCTTCGGTTTTGGCGGAAATAATGCTCATTTGATTCTTGAGCAATCCACTCAGGTCGAACAAATCCCTGATTTTGAACCGGAAGCGTCTAAACCGGTGCCAGCTACTAAGATCGCGATTGTGGGCATGGACAGCTTTTTTGGCTCCTGTGATGGCTTGGATCGGTTTGAGCGCAGTATTTATGATGGAGCCCAGCATTTTATCCCTCTTCCTAAGCAGCGCTGGAAGGGCATTGACGAGGAACAACAATTGCTCAAGGACTATGGCTTTACAGACGGTAAAGCACCCTTAGGCGCTTACATCCAAGATTTTGACATTGAGACATTACGGTTTAAGATACCGCCTAATGAAGCAGACACACTCAACCCTGAACAACCGCTAATGCTTAAGGTAGCCGAGGGTGCGGTGAAAGACGCAGGACTAAGTGAGGGGGGAAATGTGGCAGTGATTATCGCTGCAGAAACCCAACTTGCTGCTCACCAGCTTCAGCAGCGATGGCATCTGTCTTGGCAACTCAAAGACAGTTTTGTTGACACGAATCAATCCTTACTCTCCGAAGCTATCGATAGCCTAGAAAGCATTGTTAAAGATAGCATTCACAACCAGGCAAAAACCAGTGACTATCTCGGTTACATCGGTGCGATCACAGCCAGTCGTATTTCTGCTCTGTGGGATTTCAACGGGCCTTCCTTGACCCTCGGTGTTGGGGAAAATTCCACCTTCAAAGCTCTAGAAACGGCACAACTATTACTCGCTGCTGGGGAGGTAGATGCAGTTGTTGTGGGTGCTGTTGACCTAGCTGGCGGCGTGGAAAATGTTTTGTTGCGAAACCAATTGGCAAAGGTCAACACAGGAGTCAATACCCTGAGTTACGACCAAAATACTAATGGCTGGATGGTTGGTGAAGGGGCTGGCGCTGTAGTTTTAAAGCGTCTTGATACAGCCCAGCAAGACCAAGACCGTATTTATGCAGTGATTGATGCCATCAGTTTGGTACAAGCCCGTGGGAAATCAGACCAGGTCAATCCTTTCCCGCAACCGCCTCTGGCTGAAGCTGTAATACAAGCCTGTCAACAGGCTCATACTCAAGCAGACATCACACCTGGGGATATTGGCTATTTAGAAGTGTTTGGTAGTGGAGTAGCTCAGGAGGATGAGGCAGAGATTCGTGGATTAACCCAAGCCTATCAAACTGCCAAGCCTGATTTAAACTGTGCCATAGGTAGTGTCAAGGCAAATATTGGTCATACCTATGTTGCTTCAGGAATTGCTAGCTTAATCAAAACTGCACTCTGTCTCTATCACCGATATATTCCAGCAACACCTCAATGGACTGGTCCTAAAATGCCGGAGGTTTGGCAAGGTAGTCCATTTTATGTGGCAACTGCATCAAGACCTTGGTTTTTAGCACCAGAGAGCACCAAACGAGTAGCAGCAATTAACGGTATGGGACTGGAGGGGAGTCATGCCCATATAATTTTGTCAGAGGAACAGACTCAGCACGATCGCAACAGGAACTATTTGGAGCAAACACCATTTTATCTGTTTCCCATTGCTGCTGATGGTCAATCACAGTTACTTGAGCAGCTGCATAATTTAGAAGAAACTATCGAAAATTGTGTTTCTCTATCTACTGCTGCTCGCCAAACCTTTACCAGGTTTCAAAAACGTTCTCAGGCCACTTATACCCTGGCAATTCTCGGACACAACAACGATGAATTAAAACGAGAGATCCAGCGTGCAATGAAGGGGATTCCCAAGGCTTTTGATACAGGTAAAGACTGGCAAACGCCTATGGGAAGCTATTTTACAGCTAAACCACTGGCTAAACGGGGTACCGTTGCGTTTGTTTATCCTGGTGCTTTCAATTCCTATATTGGACTAGGTCAGAATAGTTTTCAGCTATTTCCCAAACTCTACGAGGAGGCAGATAAACATGTCGCCAATATAGGTTCGATCCTCAGGGAAAGACTTCTTTATCCGAGGAGCTTAAATTCCTTATCCAGAAGGCAACTCGAAGTCCTTGAAGAGCAACTGTTAGACGATTCCCATACCATGCTCAAATCTGGAATGGCCTTTGGTGGAATCTTGACCATAATCATGAGGGATTATTTCCAAGTTCAAGCTCAATCTACCTTTGGCTACAGCCTAGGAGAACTTAGTATGATGATTGGTCAGTCCGTCTGGACTAACTATGATCAAGCTATCGATGGCTTAAGCTCCTCTGAGATATTTCGCACAAGACTGTCTGGTCCTAAAAACGCAGTTCGTGAGTATTGGGGATTACCCCAAGGCAATGATGATCAGCACAAACAAATTTGGAGTACCTATGTTCTGATCACTCCGGTCTCCCAAGTTGTGGAATATCTCAAACATGAGAATCGCGTGTATCTTACTCATATCAATACGCCAAAAGAAGTGGTAATTGCTGGTGATCCTCAAGCTTGTCGGAGGCTGATTGACACTCTCAAATGCGATGCCTTCCGTGCTCCTGCCGATGATGTACTTCATTGTGACGCCATGGCTTCTGAATACCATGAACTTGCTAGACTAACCAGTTTACCTATCGGCAGCAAACCAGAGACTATTTTTTATTCCGCAGCCGACTACAAACCCATTACCCTTGAGAGCCATGCCATTGGTCACGCGATCGCCAAGGGTCTTTGTCAGCCCCTCGATTTTCCTCGGCTAATTAACCAAGTTTATGACAATGGAGCCAAGATCTTTGTGGAGGTAGGCGCTGGGAGTACTTGTTCTAGATGGATTGGTGAAAACCTCAAGGATAAGGAACATGTCACAGTTTCCCTCAATAAAAGAGGTTCAAACGACCATACCTCTATTGTCAAAGCTTTGGCCAAGCTAGTTAGTCATCAAGTCTCTCTAGATTTGTCGCCGCTGTATACTCAGGAACCAGAAAATGCTGGTCAGCGGCGCTCAATGGTTAAAACCATAACCTTGGGTGGGAGCCGGATTAAGTCCAGAATTTTGAGCAATACTAACCAGGAAATTGCTGAAACTCTATCATCAAACGTCCTAATTCATAAGACTTGGGAACAGCCACAGACTTTGCCCAATGTTGAACCATCTGAACCCATAAATTTATCAAACTTTCAAAGTACTGTCCTAAACCATGAAAATAGTGCTAAGTGTGCTTTAAATCACTGCCTTACAAGCACCGAAAAATTAAACTATGGCCAGCCCATTAAAATGCCGCTGGATAATAATAGTTGGAGTCTAGAATTAGCCCAAAAAAATCACAAGTTTTGTCCGGAAATAACCCTAAGTGAATTACACAAAAATCAGTATCAAAAACTGAGTTATAATACATCTCGCATCACCAAAAACCATGCTGCTTTTTTAAGGAATCAACAAGAATCCTTGAAGCAAATTGGCGACATTATTCAGCAGAAAGTAACGTTTTCAAAGCAGTTGCTTGATTCTGAATCATAA